The window TGTTGTGTGCGTGGGATTACGTCTGTAAGGTACTTCTTTACTTGTTGGGCAATATGTTCACTGGCGAAGATGTAATCTGGGTTATAACCTCTATGCAATCTGCCACTGTTGAAGGATGGTGGTAGCTTTGGGCCATGGATTAACATCAGTCCCATTGATTCACTCCAATCTTCCAGATCTTCTCCATTTCTGTCAGTTTCCTTGCAGCTCCATGATGTACTGTGGCAGTTAAAGTAACCGATTACTAATTTTGTTGGTTGTGAGTGGATTTGAGGTGGTTTCTTGAAGAAGAATTTAGCGTTAGgtggtttatacagggtgaaaagtattctaaccgacaaactctgggaggatgtaggggagatcaaaacaaatatattttcctaatgtaattttttcctatgaggagtatttaaactggtagagtgAGTTTTCTCTGGCGGcagattaattaaaccaacaaacacttttccatttttttatgaccaagagacaacacattaatacaacacaatttcaattacagtagattttcaaaaatgcctccattgacacttaaacaaaggttacactgtaggatcatgttctgtctgacacacccaaaaaccccaggagtatcctgaattgttcctgctgttgctactatctgagctaccagaTTCTCTTCTGATGCAACTGGAGTTGTGTAAACACAGTTGCGCATCTCTTCCCcgtaggggacatatctggggatcgagcaggtcgTGGTactggaccacctctgccaatccacatttctgggaactgtcggtccaggaatcgatgcaCACAATGACTGAAACGTGCCAGCACCCAGTCATGTTGGAACCAAATGCGTTGTCTTGTAGAGAGCAGGATATCTTCCAGCATTTCCGGCAATGCTCTGTCgagattgtaatagtgcctgccatttaatggcctaggtaggagATACGGCCCAAGTAAACAGTCtcaaacaacaccgacccacacattaacgaagaaccgcacttgatgagtgctagtaactctggcatgtgggttatcctcactccaaacatgttaATTGTTCATGTTGGAGACTCCATCAcgtccgaacgttgcttcatcggtaaacaacacagagaatggaaatgtaggatgcatttctcaGTGTTCCAGGTAcggctgcaaacactgtgttgtggATGGGTAATCAATTGGTTACAGGTTGTGGatatgctgtaagtgaaatggacgtaacaattgctggattcgtccccatgttacgtgcaattgcacgagtgctgattgaaggatcccactccacatgctgcaagacagctacctcaaattgcagcgttcttaccgtgcgacggcgtccctgtccaggtaatcatgcagacattggtacacagcagcaaaggtcgtatgatgtgggatacggcgattaggatattgttgttgataaacccgctgtgcagctcgtccgttgtggtgcgctacgtagtacgcacaaaCAAATCAgtatactcactccaggtgtatcgttccattagtaaacagagacaatgcactacaacACTAGTGGacagcctacaactgaagagcgtaatgcgCCCTCTATCAACTGAAGGTCgtgatacggcctctaacaactgaagagcgtaatacggcctccaccggttttaataatcctcgtaggaaaaaatgacattagggaaaaatatttgttttgatgtccgctgctacctcccagagtttgtcggtgtaaatacttttcacccgGTATATGGATGTCACAGTACATGATTTCCACTGTTAGGATCTCTATGTCGTTATCTGACGTGGAACCTACTGAGATGATGTTTATGTTAGGTTTAGCAAACACTGCACAACTGGCCTTTCAATGAAAAGTTTCATTCCATTTAGTTTTGGTCTTCGGTATTCTAGGCCTCTATGGGTCTCTTGAATTAACAGAAAATCACAGGCTGTTTGTTTGCAGATGTTAGATAATAACATTTTTCTATGTCAGATGAGATACCTTCTATATTAATGGATATTATTCTAAGGGCTGGCTTTGATAAAAACCTTTGTCCTTTTTGGCCCTGGTGGTGGAAGGATTCGCCGCTAGGATTTTTCCTAACGCCCAGGGTACTCCCGATCGTGCTAAAACTCATCCTCTCTTTCTCAATAATGACTCTTGCACGATCTTCGCGGAGGCTCCTTCCATGTACCCCTTCGAGAATATGAATCAGTGCAATAAAAACCAAACAAAATATTGTTCGCTGTCACTCCTTTTACTTGCCCTAAACGTCGAGAATTgacactgtattttttattttttgtgctggTGTCTGGTTttgcatttctggtgagatgacgAACAAATGTTATTGATATTTTATTTGTCTATGAAAAGCAGAAGAGTAAATAAagctaaactgaaaataataaatgacaaGCAGGTGGCGCAAATTGTTTATCCCATTTACTGTAAGAGTTTCATAGCTTCAAATTCTTCTTTTTTTCATGACCCTTCGGCACTATCTACAGTGTCATTGTAACTTTATTAATTAGAATagagattcgacaatatgaataagttctacagaaaacttaaaaaatattgttgCCTGTCACTTCTTATTCCGTTACTGAAAAAAGCGTAAATAAAGTGGATACCACGGAGAAAAAGCTTGATACCGTTGCTCTTAACACCTTCACGCCAACTTTAGTTCTTTATGCCAAATTGTTAAGATGTCTGCAAAACGTGTAGACGAAGTTTCCGGTACTTCCGTTGGTGGTTTGTCTATAGCAGCGTAGTAGTAAAACTCAAAATACTCTAAGCGCTATACGGGCTAAAATGCGCCGTCCTCAAGTCCCGCTACTTAAGCTGCAGTAGATGTTGCGGACTGAATTCTCGTTCTGCTCGTTCCCCTCCATAGACATTTAAACTCTATCGATAAAGGGTTACGCTTGAACACCTTGGATACTCCATAGAGTGGATATCTCATCTGATCTAtgaccttcgaccatagatatttATGGTCGAAGTCTATGACTTGTTTTTATATCTTTGAAACGTTTATGTATGTGGTGTTTACATTACACTGCCCAAGATGTGGTGGTGTTGTTGAAGAGAGATGTCTGTTGGCGGAAATTTAAGTCAGTTTGCTAGAAATAGTTCTGTTTCCTTACCAGTTCAATCTGAGACGAAGAGACAGTTAGTTGATGATGAAGAGAGGGTAATGCTTTAATTTGCTGTGAGACATTTAAAGTCTATTTCCACTTACATTGGTTGCACGAAAGGAGAATTCGACGACTAGCGCCTTAGATAATTGGATTAATATTGTTTTACAGAATGAAGGTCCATCCAGAAGTGCGAAGGAAAAAAGAGTCCATCCGCCGTCGTATGACACTCCGAAAATTGCTACATTGACAGAAAATCATTCGCAACTATCTTCTGTGAAGTCTGAAGCAGATGTGGAAATCGATGAGAGTGATGTGTATGTTGACTGTGAAGCTGGTGATATAAACAGTTGCCATTCGTACAAATCCCAGTCCGTCTCTGGGCTTTCTAGGTATGTATTTGTGCACTAGTTAGTTTGCTTGTTGTAATAGTATCACCGTAAATTGTGCGTTTGACGATTGTGAAAGGAAAATCTGAAATGAATATGCTGTTACTTCAGCAAGGTATTCGTATTTGTGAATGTTGTGACTGATGCATTGTAGTGTGCATCTCAAAACATTGTAGACAAGAACGTTTATGGAAGGCGTGTGATTGCACAAAGTTTTATAACATCGAACATAGTAAATTAGACACTCCCCCGACGAATTTTAACTGTGTTCAAATTTGATGATTTTGTATTACACTAGTTGGTGTGTGTGTTAAGAAATTTCACTAATGTCTTACAGAGTCTAGTTAAGAATAAGAAAAAGATCTAAACTATAGAAATGAGTGCAATGGTTGAAAACAGTGTCTCCTTTTGTAATGGAATTGACAGGGCGTCTTCTGATGAATCCGATGATGGGGTTATTTCTGAACAACATGATTGGGATACTTTTGGACTGGAATTTGCAGCATCACAGTGGTTAAAATTAGTAATAAATGCAGAGCACCTTTTTAgtagacttatcagtaacacgtctTTGGCAGTGGAAGATAAAAACCAAATAGAACAATGGTTGTGTCTCAAACAAGAGTGTGAAGAATGTGTTATAAATGATGGTTCAGTTAGTGGTAGAGATTGTGGTGCAAGAGTGTTGGAGCGTATAGATGAGTTAACTGAATTTGATGAACAGACAGACAGGTCTTTGGAAGCGGAAACAAATAATATACATTACCAGAATGGAAATTTTGATCCAGATACAGAAAGTGATTCTGATTCTCAGCACCCAGAATTTGTAGACAGGCTCACTTATTTCATggataaatttaaaaatgaaacagatgaaaggGTTAAAAAACTTAACTACATGTTTATTAAGACAGGTGACAACTGTCATGTAAATCAATGGTACAATGGCGAATCAGATAAATACTGTGAAAATAGGATAAATTGCATTGAGGACACAAACCATAACCTGCTTCAGAAGCGGCGTATGAGCATTTTTCCAAGAACTGCTGTGCTTGATATAAATGTAGAACAGACATTAAGTGATGATTGTGAGCATGTAGATTTTAATTTGAATCCTGTTAAGGAAGAATGTGACTGGGAAGAAGATAATATTTATGACAGGTGTAAATCTGTTTCCTGCAGTGATATGGCAGCAGCAGTAGTTGCCTGCGAAGATACAGCTGCTCCATATGAAGAGTTGAGAATTCTTGCAGCAGGAAATGAAATGAAGCAATCACAAATGAGAAAAGTTCTTATTGATTTGGAAGAGGCACATAAAAGAATAGAAGAGCTTCACAAAACAATAGAGATCAAAGAACAGTTTATTGCAGAtatgattaaaaatagtgatatGAGATCTTCTGCAAAGCATcggtttcagaaaaaaagaaagaaacttgaaGAAGGATACTATAAAACACGATCACAATTAGCACAATCAGAGAATGCATTAATTTTGGTCTCTAAGAATGGCTTCTCTGATGAGTTTTTGAAACATaagaaagaaattgaaaaacataaGTCAGTAGCTGTACAGTACAAGAAACGCCTCATGGACATTGAGATGATGAAACAGATAGCTAGTGAAAGTGCAAAAAAAATTTTGGAGCTGGAGAATAGCCTATTGCTGTCAAAAAGGCAAATGGAAAGATTAGAAAAACAGCTGAAAAAAGAGGAAAAGCAAAAAGAAGTTTTAGAAAAGGAGTTACTTCaagatcaaacaaagataaaagaaTTAGAGCAGAAGTATAAATTACAGTTATCTAAGCTGAATAAAATGGAAGAACAGAAGGATAGGGATGATATTAGACTGCAGTGGATCTTTGAGGAAGAGAAGAGGTTAGCTAATATGCAGGAATCTTCACAGAAGTTTAAAGAACAGCTAATTGAACATCAGACATTACTGGAAAAACGGGAAGCATTATTCAAAGAGAAACTTTGTGTAGAGAAAAACAAAGTAAGATATTTGTCAGATGTCAGTTCAAAACCCTCTCTTATGGAACAAATGTCAAAAGAGAATTCTGAtggcattcaaaaacaaaatggagaTGAGAAAGAAGCTCTACGCATTGAAATAAGAAATCTTCGAAAAACAAGAGATTGTCTTGTCGAACAGAGATGTCATTATGATAAATTGAAAAAGGAAAATAAACTTTCTGCTTTAGAAGAACGAAAGTTATTAGAACACGATGAAGCCATTGAGGCCATTGATGCAACAATTGAATACAAGAATGAAATGATATGTGGACGAAAATCTCATGATTTAGATTATTCTCAGGTTCCCAGAGAGAAAGATGAAGAGCTACTTATTTCACATCTAATGAAGCTTTCCACTGTAGAAATGCGTTCTTTGCTTCACAAATATTTTCTAAAAGTTATTGATTTAAAAGAGAGTGGAAAGAAAATGGAAATTCAGTTAGCAGAAGTAGATGCACAGAATGATTCTTTGAAATGGAAAATTCATGAACTTACAAATTCGTTGTACCAGTCACATTTGGAAGCAGAGCGCCACATAGTTTTACTGGAAAAGGATTATCAGGAGAAACTACATCTGATGTTACGACATTGTGCGGAGGAGTCGAGTGGAAGCTCTGGCCCTGAGGGCAATGCCATACGTGAAAAGAACATGGAAATCAGTCAGTGTAGACAAGAGAACAAAATGCTGAAGAGGAGGATCTGTCAGTTAGAAGCTCTGTTACAGGTTTCTGGGAAACCTCATGCAGCAGGTCAGCTTGAGAGCCCTGCTGCAGCTATTCCACAAAAGAACCTTAAACAGCTTCAGGGCCCTTCACCATCCCCAACAACCAAAGttacaagaaagaaaaataagcTTATTATCCAACAAGAAAAATACAGAGAAGCTTCATGACATCTCTGCTGTTCCCACAAAGATCTTGTTCTTGCCTGATATGGTACTTTGTGAAACATATGACAGAAATGCATTTTTCTTAAAAGTAATTTTGACTGTTTTCTGGGTGTAATTGTTTTTAGCAGTTACTTTTTAGTTTTATAGTACCATTGTTGCACGCTTTAAATAACTGATATGTCATACATTTTATCACATATGGACACTTTGACATATTACTGAGACCTTTATGTTGTTATATCCAGAAGGTGAACTACTACTTAATTGCTAGATGTAGTAATAGAACTATGTTAATATGAAATGTCACCTTCTGATATCTCTTTCATTCGTGTTTACACAAATAAGTCATTTGTAcataaaattgaagaaaatgtCCTAGTTATTAGAAAATCCTACCAAAGATTTTTTCCAAACAGAATTGATATGTGAGGACTGTTTGGTTGTATATAATGCGTGTTATGATTTTGACTATTTCGTGATGTAGCTGCTGCCTGTACTAGATTATAGTGTTATTTCAACTGTGTTACATCTCATCAGAGAAAACGTATGCTTTACCTGATAAGACtggatgtgtgtgtatatattgtagcatttgaacattctttttacATGTTGTAATAAAATTTCAACCTGTGATGTACTTAACAAGGGCTTGTAATTATATCATTTTAAATGATAAACTGCATCTAAAGATGATAtgaatctctgtaaatttgtagtgTTCTTGGAAAGACAATATCTGAGATGAATTATGATCTGATATACTGTAAGAATTACTGTTCAATATTATATGTGTAATAAACTGAATGTTAAGTAAAGTCAAAGTGCATAGTATTTCATGCTAAAGAGCTTATCTGAGAGAATTTCTGGTATTAAGTTTTGTTCCCTTTGATGTAGATATTATTGTTTGGTTGTTCATTACAACATATTGTTTTAGGATAAGTAACGTTGAATTCTATACTCAATTTTTTCTTCCTTGAGTAGGTGGACCAAACCAAATGTGTTTTCCACTATATGCTTTTCAATATAATCTTGGGTAAGCCaggtaaaatgaaagaaaatatgtgctCTTAGTTTCACTGATGATGAAAGAGAGGGAAGATACACCCAGAAAAGAAAAATCCTTCCTTGGCAATATAAGCTCAGAGAAGGAAAGGATTAAAAAGAATAGTAAACACCTGCGAAATACAGGTTAACTGAAATGGTCCATGCACCTTTGGTCTCCCTCTGTTGATCTGAGATactctgttattattttgtgtgatTGGTGTCTTCTTTTTTTTAGTCTCACCAAATGCTGAATCTGTATATTGTTTAAAATGCTTTATAttgtttgtactgttctcgggtctCCAACAGGGTGCAGTCGTTTTCAAACCGCGATATTTCGACAGTGTTCCttgccatcatcttcaggtgatacctgcagaCTGAGCGTCTCCGCTGAGTCTCCTCCCCTTTATACtctgatcgctccccaccccttccccgcGTCATGCTACACGCGGCGCTGCATGGAGTGATGGTGGGGAGGGGCGGGCTGCTGGTtgcgaactgtggaccatcagatgtcctGTGGCCTTCGTCGGGAGTGGAAGTCCCTTTGGGTGCTGGGTCCCAGGCTTTGCTGAGGTTGAACCCAGCATCTCTGTTGATCAGCTCATCAGCTACACATATTTCAATCgcctccttcagaacacagtcccaaaaaGACGAGGCCTGCCGTAAAACTTCTGTTTTCGCGTACTCCATAGTATCTCCAGTATCCATGTAATGTTTCGCCACCACAGATTTTGTAGGCTGCTTCAGTTAGGTGTGCCTTCTATGTTCCTGGCATCTTTCTTTGATTGTCTGTACAGTTTGCCCGATGTATGCCTTACTGCATTTACACGGAATACGGTAAACACCTGGTTTGTGGAGCAAAAAATCATCTTTTACTGTCCCTAGCAGGGCATGCGTTTTTGGAGGTGGGCGGAAGACGCATTTGATGTTACACCAAGCCAGAATTCTGCCGATTTTGTTGGATACTTCGTCAGTGGAAGGCACATACACCGTTGTCTTCTTGTCCTCTTCATTCTCTCTCTGCTGGGCTTGTGCATTCTGCCTGAAAGCATGTCAAATTTGACTCTCATTATATTCGTTCTTCTTGAAAACATCCTTAAGGTCATTAGGATCTCCTTGTAGGCTTTCCTCATTCGATATATCGCGGGCCCTGTGTACCAGTGTTTGTTGTACACCATCACGCTGTGGAGGATGATGGCAGCTGGTAGCGTGGAGATACAGATCAGTGGGGTTTCTTTCCTGTATACACTGTATCCTAAGGTGACATCTGCTTTGCACTTGACTAGGATGTCCAGAAACGGGAGTTCACcattctcttccacctccatggtgaatttgatgttaGGATGCAGAGAATTCAGATGTTGGAGAAACTCTTCAAGTTTTTCTCTTCCATGTGGCCATATCACAAATGTGTCATCGACATATCTGTAAAAGCACATAGGCTTCAGTGCTGGAGTTTCCATGCCTTCTCTTCTAAGTTCTCCTTAAACAAGTTTGCTACCACTTGTGATGGGACACCCCATGGCAACATTTCCTTTATCCGCGGGTAAAATAACTATTTTAGGATAATTCCGTAGTTCTTGAATGGCATCTTTTTCTGCTTTCGCGATGTTAGGCCTCGTCAGAGCGGCTTTGGTAATCATACGGCATGTTTCCCGACATATCTCTTCTGCTTTTTTGCTGGGAAGGGTGGAAATTACTTGTTCTACACCACTGATGAAGTCTGCGATTTGTATAGTAGTCTGTGTTGGCGTGAAATTTAGTCCCTTTTCCGGAACTGATTTTGCTGTGCCGTCAATTCCTTCCCGGTGAAGTTGATTATGGTTCGTCGTTGCACTTCTTATGCCTGTTGTTCTCTGGGTGCCAGACGTTGGAACTTGGAGACTTGTTTAGACGTGGCACTGTGTTGAGACAGGTCCGCATGAGCCCAAGAGACAGTGTTGACTCACTACCAACAATCGGGCGAGAGCAAACAAGCCATCTCTAAGTGGAGTGCGAGTAATTCCTTAGATGTTATGTCTAGCTGCCCACAGGTGTACCGGATCCTTTCCCTTACAGGCGCCAGACTAGCTCTTCTTGTGATCCGGTCAGCAGCCATGGTGTTTATGTGGTGGGTAATCCTTGCGAATGTCAGTATAATGCTGTGGTCACGACCCCGCATCAGGAAGGCGAGAGAGCTGTTAAGTTAATTAGGGAGAAATTCAACCTGACAGTGACTAATCTTTTCGAATGTGTCCTCACATCAACATTCTTTCTCTTTGATAGAAACTATTATGAACAAatggatggtgttgtcatggggtGTCCCCCGTCACCAGTGGTATCAaacttgtttatggaggactttgaagagaaggCACTGGAAACTGCAGCACTGAAGCCTATGTACTTTTACATACATGTTGATGACAAATTTGTGATGTGGCCACATGGAAGAGAAAAACTTGAAGAGTTTCTCCAACGCCTGAATTCTCTGCATCCTaaaatcaaattcactatggaggtggaatggAATGGTGAACTCCCGTTTCTGGATTTCCTAGTCAAGTGCAAACCAGATAGCGCCttgggacacagtgtatacaggAAGGAAACCCACACTGATCTGCATCTCCACGCTACCAGCTGCCATCATCCTTCACAGCGTGATGGTGTACTGCAAACACTGGTACACAGGGCCCGCGATATATCGAATGAAGAAAGTCTACAAGGAGAACCTAATGACCTCAAGGGTGTTTTCAAGAAGAACGTATATAACGAGAGTCAAATTTGACATGCTTTCAGGCAGAATGCACAAGCCCAGCAGAGAGAGAATGAAGAGGACGAGAAGACAACGGCATATGTGCCTTGCACCGGCAGAGTACCCAACAAAATCGGCAGAATTTGTGTAACATCAGATGTGGCTTCCGTCCACCTCCGAAGACGCGTGCCATGCTAGGTACAGTAAAAGATGACCTGTTGTTCCACAAACCG is drawn from Schistocerca gregaria isolate iqSchGreg1 chromosome 3, iqSchGreg1.2, whole genome shotgun sequence and contains these coding sequences:
- the LOC126354455 gene encoding kinesin-like protein costa; the protein is MSAMVENSVSFCNGIDRASSDESDDGVISEQHDWDTFGLEFAASQWLKLVINAEHLFSRLISNTSLAVEDKNQIEQWLCLKQECEECVINDGSVSGRDCGARVLERIDELTEFDEQTDRSLEAETNNIHYQNGNFDPDTESDSDSQHPEFVDRLTYFMDKFKNETDERVKKLNYMFIKTGDNCHVNQWYNGESDKYCENRINCIEDTNHNLLQKRRMSIFPRTAVLDINVEQTLSDDCEHVDFNLNPVKEECDWEEDNIYDRCKSVSCSDMAAAVVACEDTAAPYEELRILAAGNEMKQSQMRKVLIDLEEAHKRIEELHKTIEIKEQFIADMIKNSDMRSSAKHRFQKKRKKLEEGYYKTRSQLAQSENALILVSKNGFSDEFLKHKKEIEKHKSVAVQYKKRLMDIEMMKQIASESAKKILELENSLLLSKRQMERLEKQLKKEEKQKEVLEKELLQDQTKIKELEQKYKLQLSKLNKMEEQKDRDDIRLQWIFEEEKRLANMQESSQKFKEQLIEHQTLLEKREALFKEKLCVEKNKVRYLSDVSSKPSLMEQMSKENSDGIQKQNGDEKEALRIEIRNLRKTRDCLVEQRCHYDKLKKENKLSALEERKLLEHDEAIEAIDATIEYKNEMICGRKSHDLDYSQVPREKDEELLISHLMKLSTVEMRSLLHKYFLKVIDLKESGKKMEIQLAEVDAQNDSLKWKIHELTNSLYQSHLEAERHIVLLEKDYQEKLHLMLRHCAEESSGSSGPEGNAIREKNMEISQCRQENKMLKRRICQLEALLQVSGKPHAAGQLESPAAAIPQKNLKQLQGPSPSPTTKVTRKKNKLIIQQEKYREAS